A DNA window from Takifugu flavidus isolate HTHZ2018 chromosome 15, ASM371156v2, whole genome shotgun sequence contains the following coding sequences:
- the LOC130539562 gene encoding 1-phosphatidylinositol 4,5-bisphosphate phosphodiesterase delta-1-like isoform X2, with protein MTCLQKQTQLTESQELQRKTTRQQTIQTNVKILGMEGDQDLHFLLKGGDLLKVRSPNWKKTRYFKLQDDCKTMWHESKKLFKSNQTFSLENISAVRVGRQTDGFRKSTEEQVEDRCFSITFKGRRKNLDLIASSDEEARQWVNSLQKLVSNLNNLSRQQKSEHWILSCLRKADKNKDDKLSQSEMKNFMRLINWELDDTYAEMLFQKCDKSKSGYLAGEEIGQFYDELTKREEIDVIYGAYAKTTGFMSPEDLVEFLMKEQREKATLADASNIIKNYEPDEKVKEKKLLSKDGFLMYLHHPETMILNSEHKEVYQDMSQPLSHYFISSSHNTYLMKDQLKGPSSTEAYVRALLKGCRCVELDCWDGSDNEPVIYHGYTLTSQILFKDVIEAIKEYAFKASDYPVILSLENHCSVEQQQVMAHHMSSILGSALLTSPLGDVMPANFPSPEELKGKFLIKGKRLNKLEAIFSQAAAAEDTDVTEEEESGDEDEDEQKEKKKLKLAKELSDMVIYCKSVHFHGFEDARKNLSFYEMSSFKEGKAVKLAEESANDYIRHNAEKLSRIYPAGVRTDSSNYNPVPLWNAGCQMVALNFQTSCPDMDLNQGRFQVNGKSGYILKPSFMRDAGTEFDPITLTRGDWLQHQTLHIMIISAQQLPKVNNKKSSIVDPLVKVQVFGVPADCGEKETHHVPNNGFKPSWNETFQFDVYVPELALVRFVIEDHDSTSDNEFVCQYTLPFNSLKMGYRHVPLCDKNGNLLPSAGLFVHAMVLDAK; from the exons ATGACATGCCTGCAAAAACAAACGCAACTCACCGAATCCCAGGAATTACAGAGGAAGACGACTCGCCAGCAGACGATACAGACTAACGTGAAGATCCTAG GCATGGAGGGTGACCAggacctccacttcctgctcaaaGGGGGGGACCTCCTCAAGGTGCGCTCGCCAAATTGGAAGAAGACGCGTTACTTTAAACTCCAGGACGACTGCAAGACCATGTGGCACGAATCGAAGAAGCTGTTCAAGTCTAATCAGACCT tttcaCTCGAGAACATCTCGGCGGTCCGAGTCGGCCGTCAGACCGACGGCTTCAGGAAGTCAacggaggagcaggtggaggaccGTTGCTTCTCCATCACGTTCAAGGGCCGCCGCAAGAACCTGGACCTGATTGCCAGCTCGGATGAGGAGGCCAGGCAGTGGGTCAACAGCTTGCAGAAGCTGGTCTCCAACTTAAACAACCTGAGCCGACAGCAGAAGTCCGAGCA CTGGATCCTGAGCTGCCTGAGGAAGGCCGACAAGAACAAAGATGACAAGCTGAGCCAGTCCGAGATGAAGAACTTCATGCGTCTCATCAACTGGGAATTGGACGACACGTACGCCGAGATGCTGTTTCAG AAATGTGACAAATCCAAATCTGGGTACCTGGCCGGCGAGGAGATCGGGCAGTTCTACGACGAGCTGACCAAACGGGAGGAGATTGATGTGATTTATGGGGCGTATGCGAAAACTACAGGCTTCATGAGCCCTGAAGACCTGGTGGAGTTCCTGAtgaaagagcagagagagaaggcCACGCTGGCCGATGCCTCCAATATCATCAAGAATTATGAGCCCGATGAAAAGG TCaaggagaagaagctgctgtCCAAAGATGGCTTCCTCATGTACCTGCACCACCCAGAAACGATGATCCTCAACTCAGAGCACAAAGAGGTGTATCAGGACATGAGCCAGCCGCTCAGCCACtacttcatctcctcctcacacaACACCTATCTGATGAAGGATCAGCTCAAAGGGCCCAGCAGCACCGAGGCTTATGTCAG GGCTCTGCTGAAGGGCTGCCGCTGTGTGGAGCTGGACTGCTGGGATGGATCGGACAACGAGCCGGTGATCTACCACGGCTACACCCTCACCTCACAGATTCTCTTCAAGGACGTCATCGAAGCCATCAAGGAATACGCCTTCAAG GCTTCTGATTACCCGGTCATCCTCTCCCTGGAGAACCACTGCAGCGTGGAGCAGCAGCAAGTCATGGCGCACCACATGAGCTCCATACTGGGCAGCGCCCTCCTCACTTCCCCACTCGGGGACGTCATGCCTGCCAATTTTCCATCTCCAGAG GAGCTGAAGGGGAAGTTCCTCATCAAGGGGAAGAGGTTAAACAAACTCGAGGCCATCTTCTCCCAAGCAGCAGCGGCTGAAGACACAGATGTGACCGAGGAGGAAGAGTCTGGGGACGAAGACGAGGATGAGCAGA AGGAGAAAAAGAAGCTGAAACTGGCCAAAGAGCTGTCAGACATGGTGATCTACTGCAAGAGCGTCCACTTTCACGGATTTGAAGACGCCAGGAAAAACCTGAGCTTCTACGAGATGTCGTCCTTTAAAGAGGGAAAGGCCGTAAAGCTCGCTGAGGAGTCAG CGAACGACTACATTCGCCACAACGCTGAGAAGCTGAGCCGCATCTACCCTGCAGGCGTCCGCACCGACTCCTCCAACTACAACCCCGTTCCCCTGTGGAACGCCGGCTGCCAAATGGTGGCGCTGAACTTCCAGACATCCTGTCCCGACATGGATCTAAACCAGGGCAGGTTCCAGGTCAACGGGAAGAGCGGCTACATCCTGAAACCTTCTTTCATGAGAGACGCCGGCACAGAGTTCGACCCCATCACCCTGACCCGAGGAGACTGGCTCCAGCACCAGACGCTCCACATCATG ATCATATCGGCCCAGCAGCTGCCCAAGGTGAACAATAAGAAATCCTCCATCGTGGACCCGCTGGTTAAAGTGCAGGTGTTCGGAGTACCGGCTGACTGCGGCGAGAAGGAGACCCATCATGTTCCCAACAACG GTTTCAAACCGTCATGGAACGAAACCTTCCAGTTCGACGTGTACGTGCCAGAGCTGGCGCTGGTGCGCTTCGTCATCGAAGACCACGACTCCACATCCGACAACGAGTTTGTCTGCCAGTACACCCTCCCGTTCAACAGCCTGAAGATGG
- the LOC130539562 gene encoding 1-phosphatidylinositol 4,5-bisphosphate phosphodiesterase delta-1-like isoform X1 — MTCLQKQTQLTESQELQRKTTRQQTIQTNVKILGMEGDQDLHFLLKGGDLLKVRSPNWKKTRYFKLQDDCKTMWHESKKLFKSNQTFSLENISAVRVGRQTDGFRKSTEEQVEDRCFSITFKGRRKNLDLIASSDEEARQWVNSLQKLVSNLNNLSRQQKSEHWILSCLRKADKNKDDKLSQSEMKNFMRLINWELDDTYAEMLFQKCDKSKSGYLAGEEIGQFYDELTKREEIDVIYGAYAKTTGFMSPEDLVEFLMKEQREKATLADASNIIKNYEPDEKVKEKKLLSKDGFLMYLHHPETMILNSEHKEVYQDMSQPLSHYFISSSHNTYLMKDQLKGPSSTEAYVRALLKGCRCVELDCWDGSDNEPVIYHGYTLTSQILFKDVIEAIKEYAFKASDYPVILSLENHCSVEQQQVMAHHMSSILGSALLTSPLGDVMPANFPSPEELKGKFLIKGKRLNKLEAIFSQAAAAEDTDVTEEEESGDEDEDEQKGKEKKKLKLAKELSDMVIYCKSVHFHGFEDARKNLSFYEMSSFKEGKAVKLAEESANDYIRHNAEKLSRIYPAGVRTDSSNYNPVPLWNAGCQMVALNFQTSCPDMDLNQGRFQVNGKSGYILKPSFMRDAGTEFDPITLTRGDWLQHQTLHIMIISAQQLPKVNNKKSSIVDPLVKVQVFGVPADCGEKETHHVPNNGFKPSWNETFQFDVYVPELALVRFVIEDHDSTSDNEFVCQYTLPFNSLKMGYRHVPLCDKNGNLLPSAGLFVHAMVLDAK; from the exons ATGACATGCCTGCAAAAACAAACGCAACTCACCGAATCCCAGGAATTACAGAGGAAGACGACTCGCCAGCAGACGATACAGACTAACGTGAAGATCCTAG GCATGGAGGGTGACCAggacctccacttcctgctcaaaGGGGGGGACCTCCTCAAGGTGCGCTCGCCAAATTGGAAGAAGACGCGTTACTTTAAACTCCAGGACGACTGCAAGACCATGTGGCACGAATCGAAGAAGCTGTTCAAGTCTAATCAGACCT tttcaCTCGAGAACATCTCGGCGGTCCGAGTCGGCCGTCAGACCGACGGCTTCAGGAAGTCAacggaggagcaggtggaggaccGTTGCTTCTCCATCACGTTCAAGGGCCGCCGCAAGAACCTGGACCTGATTGCCAGCTCGGATGAGGAGGCCAGGCAGTGGGTCAACAGCTTGCAGAAGCTGGTCTCCAACTTAAACAACCTGAGCCGACAGCAGAAGTCCGAGCA CTGGATCCTGAGCTGCCTGAGGAAGGCCGACAAGAACAAAGATGACAAGCTGAGCCAGTCCGAGATGAAGAACTTCATGCGTCTCATCAACTGGGAATTGGACGACACGTACGCCGAGATGCTGTTTCAG AAATGTGACAAATCCAAATCTGGGTACCTGGCCGGCGAGGAGATCGGGCAGTTCTACGACGAGCTGACCAAACGGGAGGAGATTGATGTGATTTATGGGGCGTATGCGAAAACTACAGGCTTCATGAGCCCTGAAGACCTGGTGGAGTTCCTGAtgaaagagcagagagagaaggcCACGCTGGCCGATGCCTCCAATATCATCAAGAATTATGAGCCCGATGAAAAGG TCaaggagaagaagctgctgtCCAAAGATGGCTTCCTCATGTACCTGCACCACCCAGAAACGATGATCCTCAACTCAGAGCACAAAGAGGTGTATCAGGACATGAGCCAGCCGCTCAGCCACtacttcatctcctcctcacacaACACCTATCTGATGAAGGATCAGCTCAAAGGGCCCAGCAGCACCGAGGCTTATGTCAG GGCTCTGCTGAAGGGCTGCCGCTGTGTGGAGCTGGACTGCTGGGATGGATCGGACAACGAGCCGGTGATCTACCACGGCTACACCCTCACCTCACAGATTCTCTTCAAGGACGTCATCGAAGCCATCAAGGAATACGCCTTCAAG GCTTCTGATTACCCGGTCATCCTCTCCCTGGAGAACCACTGCAGCGTGGAGCAGCAGCAAGTCATGGCGCACCACATGAGCTCCATACTGGGCAGCGCCCTCCTCACTTCCCCACTCGGGGACGTCATGCCTGCCAATTTTCCATCTCCAGAG GAGCTGAAGGGGAAGTTCCTCATCAAGGGGAAGAGGTTAAACAAACTCGAGGCCATCTTCTCCCAAGCAGCAGCGGCTGAAGACACAGATGTGACCGAGGAGGAAGAGTCTGGGGACGAAGACGAGGATGAGCAGAAGGGAAAG GAGAAAAAGAAGCTGAAACTGGCCAAAGAGCTGTCAGACATGGTGATCTACTGCAAGAGCGTCCACTTTCACGGATTTGAAGACGCCAGGAAAAACCTGAGCTTCTACGAGATGTCGTCCTTTAAAGAGGGAAAGGCCGTAAAGCTCGCTGAGGAGTCAG CGAACGACTACATTCGCCACAACGCTGAGAAGCTGAGCCGCATCTACCCTGCAGGCGTCCGCACCGACTCCTCCAACTACAACCCCGTTCCCCTGTGGAACGCCGGCTGCCAAATGGTGGCGCTGAACTTCCAGACATCCTGTCCCGACATGGATCTAAACCAGGGCAGGTTCCAGGTCAACGGGAAGAGCGGCTACATCCTGAAACCTTCTTTCATGAGAGACGCCGGCACAGAGTTCGACCCCATCACCCTGACCCGAGGAGACTGGCTCCAGCACCAGACGCTCCACATCATG ATCATATCGGCCCAGCAGCTGCCCAAGGTGAACAATAAGAAATCCTCCATCGTGGACCCGCTGGTTAAAGTGCAGGTGTTCGGAGTACCGGCTGACTGCGGCGAGAAGGAGACCCATCATGTTCCCAACAACG GTTTCAAACCGTCATGGAACGAAACCTTCCAGTTCGACGTGTACGTGCCAGAGCTGGCGCTGGTGCGCTTCGTCATCGAAGACCACGACTCCACATCCGACAACGAGTTTGTCTGCCAGTACACCCTCCCGTTCAACAGCCTGAAGATGG